A single genomic interval of Spirosoma linguale DSM 74 harbors:
- a CDS encoding alkyl hydroperoxide reductase/ Thiol specific antioxidant/ Mal allergen (PFAM: alkyl hydroperoxide reductase/ Thiol specific antioxidant/ Mal allergen; Redoxin domain protein~KEGG: geo:Geob_1528 alkyl hydroperoxide reductase/thiol specific antioxidant/Mal allergen): MKTVSLFQFLISVILYSCHQTEKATPATLPLTLVDGYGPFNPGFSKLGNERQTNPDAQEPWRKMCLNVRGIPADWSNVDKAMIWLNTNQLVYQNFIQGTFTKSQYNECRKYWKLTADTSQLSRKPIKCYVYTLRGFDEQAGKWAVLIDTNNNLDFSDETAFYPEVIQGNNPYSYKKLTLVNYEIYRKGKILKASLPMLVKTFGSDFFYNFPQYAQATLKHGGNTYNLAVSFGFTRPDFDIIGLADLSSLYKNERLSEDKLIEINENVRLDGITYKNKGVDFYNNVLRLDPVIDDKKEYSLQVGYPFRPFAEQEFTSRRPIALADFKGKYVYVDFWGTWCKGCVDDIPNLKKLYAGLDKNRFEFIGIVQDSPERLTKFIKKQDVQWPQILSDEANKLVESYPFTGYPTSVLLDKNGLVLARDLRGNELRDKLKELSAE, translated from the coding sequence ATGAAAACGGTAAGCCTGTTTCAATTCCTAATCTCCGTTATTCTCTACAGCTGCCACCAGACGGAGAAGGCTACCCCGGCAACCCTTCCTCTTACGCTGGTTGACGGTTATGGACCGTTCAATCCGGGTTTTTCGAAATTAGGTAATGAGCGTCAAACTAACCCGGATGCTCAAGAGCCATGGCGTAAAATGTGCCTGAATGTGAGGGGAATCCCGGCCGATTGGAGCAATGTCGATAAGGCAATGATTTGGCTGAACACCAACCAGCTCGTTTATCAGAATTTCATTCAGGGAACGTTTACAAAATCGCAGTACAACGAATGTCGGAAATACTGGAAATTGACGGCGGATACCAGCCAACTTTCCAGAAAACCAATTAAATGCTACGTCTATACGCTAAGAGGATTCGATGAACAAGCGGGTAAATGGGCCGTACTGATTGACACGAACAATAACCTTGACTTCAGTGACGAAACAGCTTTTTACCCCGAAGTTATTCAGGGTAACAATCCATACTCATACAAGAAGCTTACGCTTGTCAACTACGAAATTTACCGGAAAGGAAAGATTCTAAAGGCATCCTTACCAATGTTGGTAAAGACATTCGGGAGTGATTTTTTTTACAATTTTCCGCAGTACGCTCAAGCTACACTCAAACATGGCGGCAATACGTACAATCTGGCGGTTAGTTTTGGTTTCACCAGACCCGACTTTGACATTATTGGCCTTGCTGACTTATCGTCCTTATACAAAAATGAGCGTCTTTCTGAAGACAAATTGATTGAGATCAATGAAAACGTACGCCTGGATGGAATTACCTATAAAAACAAAGGCGTTGATTTCTACAACAATGTGTTACGGTTAGACCCCGTCATTGACGACAAGAAAGAATACTCGCTACAGGTTGGCTATCCGTTCAGGCCCTTTGCTGAGCAGGAATTTACATCCAGACGTCCCATCGCTCTGGCGGATTTTAAAGGCAAGTATGTGTACGTCGACTTCTGGGGAACCTGGTGCAAGGGGTGCGTTGACGATATTCCAAATCTAAAAAAGCTGTATGCGGGGCTTGACAAAAACCGGTTCGAATTTATCGGCATCGTTCAGGACTCGCCGGAACGGCTGACTAAGTTTATTAAAAAACAGGATGTACAATGGCCGCAAATCCTGTCCGACGAAGCCAACAAACTTGTTGAATCCTACCCGTTTACGGGCTACCCTACATCCGTACTTCTCGACAAAAACGGCCTTGTTCTGGCCAGAGACCTGCGGGGAAATGAACTGAGAGACAAACTAAAGGAGTTGAGTGCAGAGTGA
- a CDS encoding MscS Mechanosensitive ion channel (PFAM: MscS Mechanosensitive ion channel~KEGG: pat:Patl_4090 MscS mechanosensitive ion channel): MDFSQAPGLIYAELSLWLRNAIRYLPELAVVIIIFVLFTFLSRWISRGFIGGLRRVSTNESVINLTGAVLRFVVVSIGLFIALGILGLDKTVTSLLAGAGVIALAVGFAFQDLTANFISGTMIALARPIQVGDTVETNGYTGKVLDIKLRSIVMDNGQGQTVEIPSKDVFQKPITNFSRIGQRRIELAAGVSYLDDLATAQKIAKAAVSQLPFVLKNHPVDLHYRHFADANIQFVIWFWINPAATNPHAALSEAIMAVKQAFDEHQILIVFAGQTFDLKQKLLISQTEGYTEAPS; encoded by the coding sequence ATGGACTTTTCTCAGGCCCCCGGCCTTATTTATGCTGAACTTTCGCTTTGGTTACGCAATGCCATTCGCTATTTACCCGAACTGGCTGTGGTAATTATCATATTCGTTCTCTTCACGTTTCTGTCCCGCTGGATAAGCCGGGGGTTTATTGGCGGGCTCAGAAGGGTTAGCACCAATGAATCGGTTATTAACCTGACGGGGGCCGTGCTGCGGTTCGTTGTCGTGTCTATCGGTCTGTTTATCGCGTTGGGAATTCTGGGGCTCGACAAAACCGTTACGTCGCTGCTGGCGGGGGCCGGCGTCATTGCGCTGGCTGTTGGATTTGCCTTTCAGGATTTGACAGCTAATTTTATTTCCGGGACAATGATTGCCCTCGCCCGCCCCATTCAGGTGGGCGATACGGTCGAAACGAACGGCTACACAGGCAAAGTCCTCGACATTAAACTGCGGTCGATCGTGATGGACAATGGGCAGGGACAAACTGTAGAAATCCCCAGCAAAGACGTTTTTCAGAAACCGATTACCAACTTCTCCCGCATTGGTCAGCGCCGGATCGAACTGGCAGCCGGGGTTTCGTATCTCGATGATCTGGCCACTGCCCAGAAAATTGCCAAAGCTGCCGTTTCTCAATTGCCTTTTGTGCTGAAAAATCATCCGGTCGATTTACACTACCGCCATTTCGCCGACGCCAACATTCAGTTCGTCATCTGGTTCTGGATCAATCCAGCGGCAACCAATCCACACGCTGCCCTCAGCGAAGCGATCATGGCGGTCAAACAAGCCTTCGACGAACACCAGATACTGATCGTTTTTGCCGGACAAACGTTTGATCTGAAACAGAAGCTCTTGATTAGCCAAACAGAGGGGTATACCGAAGCACCGTCCTAG
- a CDS encoding protein of unknown function DUF1486 (PFAM: protein of unknown function DUF1486~KEGG: sil:SPOA0106 hypothetical protein) has product MSTQISSQIMQQQQINKSIIRDFYRRAVAQGDIAFAEQVIADNYIQHSPGLKPGKAGVLEALHLMKQMPKPPATSTPFMRLIAEGDYVVTNLCFNWGGIQKVVVDIFRFEHGKVAEHWDAVEDQPATTLNGNAMMDGPIPVDDLALTTSNKAIARDAYQQIYIDRQRHRLPDFVLPDFIQHKPDIADGRAGLSDYLSQNSSSLSINRILLIVAEGDFVVIQSEGIANGKPAQFYEIFRLSESKLAEQWSVNRLTQ; this is encoded by the coding sequence ATGTCTACCCAGATATCCAGTCAGATCATGCAACAGCAACAAATCAATAAATCAATTATTCGTGATTTCTATCGCCGGGCAGTAGCACAAGGCGATATTGCCTTCGCCGAGCAGGTAATTGCCGACAATTATATTCAGCATAGCCCAGGATTAAAGCCTGGCAAAGCCGGTGTGCTTGAGGCTCTTCACCTGATGAAGCAAATGCCAAAGCCACCCGCCACGTCGACACCTTTTATGCGGCTCATTGCCGAAGGCGACTATGTGGTTACGAACCTTTGTTTCAATTGGGGAGGCATTCAGAAAGTGGTCGTCGACATTTTTAGATTCGAGCATGGGAAAGTAGCCGAACATTGGGACGCGGTCGAAGATCAACCCGCAACTACGCTCAATGGCAACGCGATGATGGATGGCCCGATACCAGTTGACGATCTGGCGCTAACGACCTCAAACAAGGCAATTGCACGAGACGCGTATCAACAGATTTACATTGACCGTCAACGCCACCGGTTACCCGATTTTGTGCTGCCCGATTTCATTCAGCACAAGCCAGACATTGCTGATGGCCGGGCCGGCTTATCGGATTACCTGAGTCAGAATTCCAGCTCACTGTCTATTAACCGCATCCTGCTGATCGTTGCAGAAGGCGACTTTGTGGTCATTCAATCGGAGGGAATAGCTAACGGGAAACCTGCTCAGTTCTATGAGATTTTTCGTCTCAGCGAAAGCAAACTAGCTGAGCAATGGAGTGTTAATCGGTTGACACAGTAG
- a CDS encoding protein of unknown function DUF125 transmembrane (PFAM: protein of unknown function DUF125 transmembrane~KEGG: Os04g0463400; hypothetical protein) encodes MTNAQHSHPHGAHHEQHLRSSDFISDIVIGMSDGLTVPFALAAGLSGAVASSTLVVTAGIAEIVAGSIAMGLGGYLAGRTEADHYESERRREVLEVETVPEREKEEVREVFADMGLPLDLQIAIADELSKDKTKWVDFMMKYELGLEEPDPNRATKSALTIGLAYIAGGLVPLAPYFFNSIPQEALLYSCGLTLICLFVFGYFKSKVTGQPPVGGAIKVMFIGALAAAAAFGVAKLF; translated from the coding sequence ATGACCAACGCCCAGCACAGTCACCCACACGGAGCCCACCACGAACAACACCTTCGCAGTTCAGATTTCATTTCAGATATCGTCATCGGCATGTCGGACGGGCTGACGGTCCCGTTTGCGCTGGCAGCCGGGCTTAGTGGAGCGGTTGCCAGTTCGACGCTGGTCGTTACAGCGGGGATTGCCGAGATCGTTGCCGGGTCTATTGCCATGGGACTGGGCGGGTATCTGGCGGGACGCACTGAGGCCGACCATTATGAATCGGAGCGTCGGCGGGAGGTACTCGAAGTTGAAACCGTTCCGGAGCGCGAAAAAGAAGAAGTTCGGGAAGTATTTGCCGACATGGGTTTACCGCTCGACCTCCAGATAGCCATCGCCGATGAGCTGTCTAAGGACAAAACAAAGTGGGTCGATTTCATGATGAAATATGAACTGGGCCTTGAGGAACCCGACCCCAACAGGGCAACGAAGAGTGCCCTGACCATTGGGCTAGCGTACATTGCGGGTGGCCTGGTGCCGCTGGCTCCTTATTTTTTTAATAGCATACCGCAGGAAGCCCTGTTATACTCCTGCGGGTTAACGCTGATTTGCCTGTTCGTTTTCGGCTATTTCAAAAGCAAAGTCACCGGACAGCCGCCCGTTGGCGGTGCGATCAAGGTCATGTTTATCGGAGCACTGGCCGCAGCAGCCGCCTTCGGTGTGGCTAAGTTGTTTTAA
- a CDS encoding Cysteine desulfurase (PFAM: aminotransferase class V~KEGG: hypothetical protein) — translation MMKPTAAVYLDNAATTRLDPEVLDAMLPLMTEQFGNPSSIHSHGRTVRTAIEKARKTVAMLLNTSPAEIFFTSGGTEADNTAIRSSIETYGLTHAITSPLEHHAVLHTLEHLAKQGVIQLSLVNIDEKGHVDLGHLDELLGTHKGRSLVSLMHGNNEIGNLLDLNRVGEICRTHDAIFHSDTVQTMGHFRHNLQQLPVDFIVGAGHKFHGPKGVGFLYVNAERVKIHPFVYGGAQERNMRGGTENVYGIVGLAKALEIAYRDMDAHRQHITSLKSRMIDQLRAKMPDVQFNGDSGDVNNSLYTVLNVSLPASDMSDMLLFSLDIARISASGGSACSSGSNVGSHVLAALPALDAERGYVRFSFGKYNTAEEIDYAVETLVGLYQKELVK, via the coding sequence ATGATGAAACCTACCGCTGCTGTTTACCTCGATAATGCCGCTACTACCCGGCTCGACCCCGAAGTTCTGGACGCTATGCTGCCGCTCATGACCGAGCAGTTTGGCAACCCATCGTCCATCCATAGTCATGGGCGGACGGTGCGTACTGCTATCGAAAAAGCACGCAAAACGGTAGCCATGCTTCTGAATACGTCGCCCGCCGAGATTTTCTTTACCTCGGGTGGTACCGAAGCGGACAACACCGCTATTCGGAGCAGTATTGAAACCTATGGTCTAACTCACGCCATCACCTCGCCCCTCGAACATCATGCTGTGCTGCATACGCTGGAACACCTTGCAAAACAGGGTGTTATTCAGTTGAGCCTGGTCAATATTGATGAAAAAGGACATGTCGATCTGGGGCATCTGGACGAGCTGCTAGGTACGCACAAAGGGCGTTCGCTGGTGTCGCTCATGCACGGAAACAATGAGATCGGGAACCTGCTGGACCTGAATCGGGTAGGGGAGATCTGCCGGACGCATGACGCTATTTTTCACTCCGACACGGTGCAGACGATGGGCCATTTTCGGCACAACCTGCAACAACTCCCGGTCGACTTCATCGTGGGCGCGGGGCATAAATTTCATGGACCCAAGGGCGTCGGCTTCCTGTATGTCAATGCCGAACGGGTAAAAATACACCCCTTCGTGTACGGCGGTGCTCAGGAACGCAACATGCGGGGCGGTACCGAAAACGTATACGGTATTGTCGGGCTGGCGAAGGCGCTTGAGATTGCCTACCGCGACATGGACGCCCACCGGCAGCACATTACCTCGCTGAAAAGCCGAATGATCGATCAGCTTCGGGCCAAAATGCCCGATGTGCAGTTCAATGGTGATTCCGGTGATGTGAACAATAGCCTGTATACGGTGCTGAACGTTAGTCTGCCCGCATCTGATATGAGTGATATGCTGTTGTTCAGCCTCGATATTGCCCGGATTTCAGCCTCGGGTGGGTCGGCCTGTTCGAGCGGTTCCAATGTGGGTTCGCATGTACTGGCGGCTTTGCCTGCGCTTGATGCGGAGCGCGGGTATGTACGCTTCTCCTTCGGAAAATATAATACAGCGGAAGAGATCGACTATGCCGTTGAGACGCTGGTCGGCCTGTATCAGAAAGAACTGGTGAAGTAA
- a CDS encoding PepSY-associated TM helix domain protein (PFAM: PepSY-associated TM helix domain protein~KEGG: sbp:Sbal223_1112 PepSY-associated TM helix domain protein) — MPAEPSDVRSKSGNNTAAKRRIAAVTRWLHIYLSMISFVIVLFFAVTGLTLNHADWFDDQFQTNELTGKVPLAWVKTADTSAINKLGIVEHLRNTHGVKGAVSDMRLEADQVSVSFRGPGYTADAVVKRDNGTYQLTETRMGMVSILNDLHKGRDTGKSWSWAIDGSAIFMTLISATGLILLLFLKKRRTSGLLLAGIGFLIVYLIYAFALS; from the coding sequence ATGCCCGCTGAGCCATCCGACGTACGTTCCAAATCAGGGAACAATACGGCTGCCAAACGCCGGATTGCCGCCGTAACGCGCTGGCTGCACATTTACCTGTCTATGATCAGTTTTGTGATCGTGCTGTTTTTTGCCGTTACCGGACTCACGCTCAATCATGCCGACTGGTTCGACGACCAGTTTCAAACCAATGAGCTTACGGGCAAGGTCCCGTTGGCCTGGGTAAAGACCGCCGATACCTCAGCGATCAATAAACTGGGCATTGTTGAACACCTTCGCAACACCCATGGGGTAAAAGGAGCCGTTAGCGATATGCGGCTGGAGGCCGATCAGGTATCGGTTTCCTTCCGGGGGCCAGGCTACACCGCCGATGCCGTTGTGAAGCGGGATAACGGCACTTACCAGCTTACCGAAACCCGAATGGGCATGGTGTCCATACTGAATGACCTGCACAAGGGTCGTGATACCGGCAAGTCGTGGTCGTGGGCGATTGACGGCTCTGCCATTTTCATGACGCTCATTTCAGCAACGGGACTGATTCTGCTGCTTTTTCTGAAAAAACGGCGGACCAGCGGTTTACTCCTGGCCGGGATCGGCTTTCTTATCGTTTACCTGATCTATGCCTTTGCCCTGAGTTGA
- a CDS encoding phospholipase/Carboxylesterase (PFAM: phospholipase/Carboxylesterase~KEGG: scl:sce5021 putative hydrolase), whose amino-acid sequence MTSLILVALAFGLNLSTREATPVQERPPLFISALASTRDTLWHQGQTRIYWVHIPPAYAKTDTSLPLVVALHGGGGSGQQFEAQSKLSEKADKEGFIVVYPDGLQNPGVLKLRTWNAGNCCGQIASVKQTDDVGFIRKLIDKLTTTYRIDPKRVYATGHSNGAMLCYRLACEFPDKLAAIAANAGTMQLKTTCQPSRVLSILHIHSRQDNNVPYTGGIGSRSLNKQWNAPVDSTLAVFAKLAGCTPEKPTTKTAGLYTSYTWTGCRDDVAIQYYLTTDGGHAWPGGQKGARFIGDAPSEAFSNNDVIWDFFKSRSLP is encoded by the coding sequence ATGACTAGTTTAATTCTCGTCGCGCTAGCTTTTGGATTGAATTTATCAACCCGCGAGGCCACTCCCGTACAAGAGCGACCTCCGTTGTTTATTTCAGCCCTGGCCAGCACCCGCGACACGCTTTGGCATCAGGGACAAACCCGAATTTACTGGGTTCATATACCACCAGCCTACGCCAAAACCGACACTTCCCTGCCGCTCGTGGTAGCCCTGCACGGTGGTGGCGGTAGCGGTCAGCAGTTTGAAGCCCAGTCGAAACTGAGCGAAAAAGCGGATAAGGAAGGATTTATTGTGGTGTATCCCGATGGTCTACAAAATCCGGGTGTTTTGAAGTTACGCACCTGGAATGCGGGTAACTGCTGCGGCCAGATTGCCTCGGTAAAACAGACCGACGATGTGGGCTTTATCCGAAAACTCATTGATAAACTAACGACAACCTACCGGATCGACCCGAAACGGGTGTATGCTACCGGGCATTCCAATGGGGCCATGCTCTGCTACCGGCTGGCCTGCGAATTCCCCGACAAACTGGCAGCGATTGCAGCCAATGCCGGAACCATGCAACTAAAAACCACCTGCCAACCCTCCCGTGTTTTGTCAATTTTGCACATTCATTCCCGGCAGGATAATAATGTGCCGTATACCGGCGGCATCGGCTCCAGAAGCCTCAACAAACAGTGGAACGCTCCGGTCGACAGCACGCTGGCCGTGTTTGCCAAACTAGCGGGATGTACTCCCGAAAAGCCAACAACAAAAACAGCCGGTTTGTATACATCGTACACCTGGACGGGTTGCCGGGACGACGTTGCTATTCAGTACTACCTAACCACCGATGGCGGCCACGCCTGGCCCGGTGGCCAAAAAGGAGCCCGCTTCATTGGCGATGCTCCCTCCGAAGCCTTTTCGAACAACGATGTAATCTGGGATTTTTTTAAGAGCCGTTCGCTGCCGTAG
- a CDS encoding Glyoxalase/bleomycin resistance protein/dioxygenase (PFAM: Glyoxalase/bleomycin resistance protein/dioxygenase~KEGG: vha:VIBHAR_06617 lactoylglutathione lyase): MKQHIASIALVVNDYDEAIRFYTQKLNFVVLEDTVLSDTKRWVRVAPPGSTGTGLLLAKASGDEQKSRVGNQTGGRVFLFLHTDNFWRDYNSMLAHNIRFVRGPVEEAYGTVAVFEDLYGNLWDMIEPKVQ, translated from the coding sequence ATGAAACAGCACATTGCCTCCATTGCGCTAGTCGTTAACGATTACGACGAAGCCATCCGGTTTTATACCCAAAAGCTCAACTTTGTAGTACTGGAAGACACCGTTCTGAGCGATACCAAACGGTGGGTACGGGTAGCCCCGCCCGGCTCGACCGGCACCGGTCTCTTACTGGCCAAAGCCTCCGGTGATGAACAAAAGAGCCGGGTGGGTAACCAGACGGGCGGACGGGTTTTTCTGTTCCTTCACACCGATAATTTCTGGCGCGATTACAACAGCATGCTCGCTCACAACATTCGCTTCGTACGTGGCCCGGTGGAGGAAGCGTACGGCACCGTTGCTGTTTTCGAAGATCTGTACGGGAATCTGTGGGACATGATCGAGCCCAAAGTACAGTGA
- a CDS encoding ApbE family lipoprotein (PFAM: ApbE family lipoprotein; conserved hypothetical protein~KEGG: shw:Sputw3181_1055 lysozyme) codes for MTLVKIGMAGLSLMAPALTTAAPSPSAGMYISQLENVLGTSLAIKAIAPSLAAARQAEQAALTEIERLSQILSSYRPESEFNRWQATDNVTTRVSADLFAVLAQFDAWFDRTAGAINAGAEAISQVWQRAATTGTLPAKADLTQAINNAQQPHWQLDPTRQTATRLSQTPLRLHTFAKSYVLERAAEAALSVADVQGVALNGGGDLVVRGNWAEPVGVANPHADAENHALLSRFAVQNGAVATSGNYRRGVQLGSDWFSHIVDPRTGQPASTIASATVVHPDAVTAGALATTFSILTPAESQALASTIPDTEFFIVTNTGQQHSSPGWESTATPATPVSTDLTTAHLMHVAPTKDKLWNPDQEVLISLELPQFPGRSHRPFVAIWVEDEKGNPVRNLALWYNKPRWLPELRDWYAQRRNPDFEAASASVTSATRSPGAYTLSWDGKDNAGQFVKQGNYTVFIEAAREHGTYQLIKQEMDFNGKPKQLSLPGNVEITTAALDYRKKSDAR; via the coding sequence ATGACTCTAGTAAAAATAGGCATGGCCGGGTTGAGCCTTATGGCCCCTGCCCTAACCACAGCAGCTCCCAGCCCGAGCGCTGGCATGTATATCAGTCAGCTTGAAAACGTGTTGGGCACATCGCTCGCCATTAAAGCCATTGCCCCCTCACTGGCGGCAGCACGGCAGGCAGAGCAGGCCGCGTTAACCGAAATCGAACGGCTAAGCCAGATCTTAAGCAGCTACCGACCAGAAAGCGAATTCAACCGCTGGCAGGCAACCGATAACGTTACCACCCGCGTTTCGGCCGATTTGTTTGCCGTTTTAGCCCAATTCGATGCCTGGTTTGACCGAACAGCAGGGGCGATCAACGCGGGGGCAGAAGCCATAAGTCAAGTCTGGCAGCGTGCAGCAACAACTGGTACGTTACCCGCAAAAGCGGACTTGACTCAGGCCATAAACAACGCCCAACAACCCCACTGGCAACTGGACCCGACGCGGCAAACGGCAACCCGGCTCAGTCAGACTCCCCTCCGACTGCATACATTCGCGAAAAGCTACGTACTCGAACGGGCAGCCGAAGCGGCTCTTTCCGTTGCCGACGTTCAGGGCGTTGCGCTCAACGGTGGTGGTGATCTGGTGGTTCGGGGGAACTGGGCAGAACCCGTCGGCGTCGCCAATCCACATGCCGATGCCGAAAACCACGCACTCCTAAGCCGGTTTGCCGTGCAGAACGGGGCCGTTGCTACGAGCGGCAACTACCGCCGGGGTGTTCAGTTGGGCAGTGACTGGTTCTCGCACATTGTCGACCCGCGCACGGGCCAACCGGCCAGTACCATAGCCAGCGCCACAGTCGTTCATCCGGACGCGGTGACGGCGGGGGCACTGGCAACGACCTTTAGCATTCTAACACCAGCAGAAAGTCAGGCGTTGGCATCAACGATTCCCGATACCGAGTTTTTCATCGTTACCAACACTGGTCAGCAGCACAGCAGCCCCGGCTGGGAATCGACCGCTACCCCGGCAACACCAGTATCCACAGACCTGACAACGGCTCACCTGATGCACGTTGCGCCAACAAAAGACAAACTATGGAATCCCGATCAGGAAGTGCTGATCAGTTTGGAACTGCCCCAGTTTCCCGGACGGTCTCACCGCCCGTTTGTGGCCATCTGGGTAGAAGATGAAAAGGGAAACCCTGTTCGCAATCTGGCCCTGTGGTATAACAAACCGCGCTGGCTCCCGGAATTACGGGATTGGTACGCCCAGCGCCGTAATCCTGATTTTGAAGCCGCTTCTGCGTCCGTCACCAGCGCCACCCGTTCGCCGGGTGCGTATACCCTGAGCTGGGATGGAAAGGATAACGCCGGACAGTTTGTAAAGCAGGGTAACTACACGGTTTTTATTGAAGCCGCCCGCGAACATGGCACCTACCAGCTTATTAAGCAGGAAATGGATTTTAACGGAAAACCAAAACAACTGTCGCTTCCCGGCAATGTCGAAATCACAACCGCAGCCCTGGACTATCGCAAAAAGAGCGATGCCCGCTGA
- a CDS encoding L-fucose transporter (TIGRFAM: L-fucose transporter~PFAM: major facilitator superfamily MFS_1~KEGG: spe:Spro_0644 L-fucose transporter) gives MQATPTAGQSKAAFTENKYLVTLVFVTSLFMFWGVAITMGDVLNKHFQHVLSLTKTQSAFVQFAIFGAYFVMGIPAGLFMKRFGYKNGVLLGLGLFATGSFLFVPAAAAASFTYFGIALFILGCGISTLETVAHPFVASLGDQRTSDQRINFAQAFNALGAIIGPAIGSYFLLRNNTPGSTDLTSVKTLYIAIGSVIATIAILFSFVKVPALTDPHATVADPDAANVDVAPGKSLFEHKHFRWAVAAQFFNVAAQGGTWAFFINYGHEKMGFSDAVAGNYMVLFMGLMLAGRFVGTFLMRVIAPHTLLAIFAGCNILMCLIITQSLGWPSFIALMMLNFFFSIMFPTIFSLGLKNLGSHTQQASSFISMGVVGGAVFPFLMGMAAEHDVANAYYLPIICYAVILLFGAKFYKVR, from the coding sequence ATGCAGGCAACCCCTACCGCAGGCCAGTCAAAAGCGGCCTTTACTGAAAACAAGTACCTTGTTACCCTCGTCTTTGTTACATCACTTTTCATGTTTTGGGGGGTCGCCATTACGATGGGCGATGTGTTGAACAAGCACTTCCAGCATGTGCTGAGCCTGACTAAAACACAATCGGCTTTTGTTCAGTTTGCCATTTTCGGAGCCTACTTCGTTATGGGTATCCCGGCGGGACTGTTCATGAAGCGGTTCGGTTATAAAAACGGAGTATTGCTTGGTCTGGGCCTTTTCGCTACCGGTTCGTTTCTGTTTGTTCCGGCTGCTGCCGCTGCTTCGTTCACGTATTTCGGTATTGCTCTCTTTATTTTAGGCTGCGGTATCTCGACCCTCGAAACGGTAGCCCACCCCTTTGTGGCCTCCCTCGGCGACCAGCGGACCAGCGACCAGCGTATCAACTTTGCTCAGGCATTTAATGCGCTGGGTGCCATTATCGGCCCCGCCATCGGCTCGTATTTCCTGCTGCGTAACAACACGCCGGGCAGTACCGATCTTACCTCGGTAAAAACCCTGTACATTGCCATTGGCAGTGTCATTGCTACGATTGCCATTCTTTTCTCGTTTGTAAAAGTACCCGCTTTAACAGATCCTCACGCTACCGTTGCCGATCCTGACGCGGCCAATGTTGATGTAGCCCCCGGCAAATCGCTCTTTGAGCATAAACACTTCCGTTGGGCGGTTGCTGCCCAGTTTTTCAACGTAGCCGCACAGGGCGGTACATGGGCGTTTTTTATTAATTACGGTCACGAGAAGATGGGTTTCTCCGATGCAGTGGCCGGTAACTACATGGTGCTATTCATGGGCCTGATGCTGGCCGGACGGTTTGTGGGTACCTTCCTGATGCGCGTCATTGCGCCCCATACCTTGCTGGCCATTTTTGCGGGTTGTAACATCCTCATGTGCCTTATCATTACACAGAGTTTGGGCTGGCCGTCGTTCATCGCGCTCATGATGCTCAATTTCTTCTTCAGCATTATGTTTCCGACCATCTTCAGCCTGGGCCTTAAAAACCTGGGTTCGCATACCCAACAGGCGTCTTCATTCATTTCGATGGGTGTTGTTGGCGGGGCCGTGTTCCCGTTCCTGATGGGTATGGCCGCTGAACACGATGTGGCAAACGCCTATTATTTGCCTATTATCTGCTACGCCGTTATCCTCCTGTTTGGGGCTAAGTTCTACAAGGTGAGGTAG